A region from the Candidatus Sulfotelmatobacter sp. genome encodes:
- a CDS encoding HD-GYP domain-containing protein, translating to MKDSATPRRPLQFRLYYVALLIAAAVTLALATPHAKPPSLALGLIVAALMILVDLNPTALPSGGAATASGVLDLPALVILGPAWTSWISIASTVVTEGLVQRRGARKVTHNLALYTLTYFAGGLGFTLAGGRYGAFRLPHDFLALAACGAGYFLVNSALVSVVIGLTSGPSPWRVWQSNFMRGLLHHISFLALGALVVVVYTGVGPWGLILFGIPYLVSRHSFALYMEIRSDLKEFVRALTEVLEEVDPYTRHHSVRVSQYSVRLARGMRLTESQVEEVEYAALVHDLGKIGPHHQHILQKPGSLSPEEQLTIRLHPAAGAEIVAKVRALRRAAEIVRSHHERPDGQGYPYGLRADDVPVGARILNVADSFDAMTSDRPYRRALAVKQALGELERGAGTQFDAGVVECLLRLHASGDFPLIPSPSSEDLLMLKLRPMRARA from the coding sequence GTGAAGGATTCAGCGACCCCGCGCAGGCCCCTCCAATTCAGGCTTTATTACGTTGCGCTGCTGATCGCCGCCGCGGTGACGCTGGCCCTTGCCACCCCGCACGCGAAGCCGCCCTCGCTGGCGCTCGGCCTGATCGTCGCGGCGCTGATGATCCTGGTGGATTTGAACCCGACCGCGCTGCCGAGCGGCGGGGCCGCGACCGCCAGCGGCGTGCTCGATCTGCCCGCGCTGGTGATCCTCGGCCCGGCGTGGACCTCGTGGATCTCGATCGCCAGCACCGTCGTCACCGAGGGGCTGGTGCAGCGGCGCGGCGCCCGCAAGGTGACCCACAATCTGGCGCTCTACACGCTCACCTACTTCGCGGGCGGGCTGGGGTTCACGCTGGCCGGCGGCCGGTACGGCGCCTTCAGGCTGCCGCACGACTTCTTGGCGCTGGCCGCGTGCGGCGCCGGCTACTTCCTCGTCAACTCGGCGCTGGTCTCGGTGGTGATCGGGCTCACCTCGGGCCCGAGCCCGTGGCGCGTCTGGCAGAGCAACTTCATGCGCGGGCTGCTCCATCACATCTCGTTCCTCGCCCTCGGCGCGCTGGTGGTGGTGGTCTATACGGGCGTCGGGCCCTGGGGGCTGATCCTGTTCGGCATTCCCTATCTGGTCTCGCGCCACTCGTTCGCGCTCTACATGGAGATCCGCTCCGACCTCAAGGAGTTCGTGCGCGCGCTGACCGAGGTGCTCGAGGAGGTGGATCCCTACACCCGGCATCACTCGGTGCGGGTCTCGCAGTACTCGGTGCGACTGGCGCGCGGGATGCGGCTCACCGAGTCGCAGGTGGAGGAGGTCGAGTACGCGGCGCTGGTGCACGATCTCGGCAAGATCGGCCCGCATCATCAGCACATCCTGCAGAAGCCCGGATCGCTCTCGCCCGAAGAGCAGCTCACCATTCGGTTGCATCCTGCCGCCGGCGCCGAGATCGTCGCCAAGGTGCGCGCGCTGCGCCGCGCGGCCGAGATCGTGCGCAGTCATCACGAACGCCCCGACGGCCAGGGCTACCCCTACGGCCTGCGCGCTGACGACGTCCCGGTCGGCGCCCGAATTCTCAACGTCGCGGACTCCTTCGACGCCATGACTTCGGACCGGCCCTACCGGCGCGCGCTGGCGGTGAAACAGGCGCTCGGCGAGCTGGAGCGGGGCGCCGGCACGCAGTTCGACGCCGGCGTGGTGGAGTGCCTGCTGCGGCTGCACGCCAGCGGGGATTTCCCGCTGATTCCCAGCCCGAGCAGCGAGGACCTGCTGATGCTGAAACTGCGACCGATGCGGGCCCGCGCCTGA
- a CDS encoding PfkB family carbohydrate kinase, with the protein MSETREILVVGSVALDSVRTPFGEVVEGLGGSASYFSVSASHFAPVRMVAVVGEDFPEEHRHTFSRFGVDLSGLETAKGRTFRWRGEYAAELGHAHTLETQLNVFSSFHPKLDSRHRASPYVFLANIDPDLQLEVLTQMRRPRLALSDTMNYWIARKPDRVLEVLRQVDIALLNEEEARALAAETQVIRAAERLVEQGANAVIVKKGEHGALYHSREETFITPAFPVEVLRDPTGAGDSFAGGFLGWLARCGRTESRALRQALACGTAMASIAIESFTPRRLTETGPEEITARVERLHRMVHYELEPLF; encoded by the coding sequence GTGAGCGAGACCCGCGAGATCCTGGTAGTGGGCTCGGTCGCGCTCGACAGCGTGCGCACGCCGTTTGGCGAGGTGGTGGAGGGGCTGGGGGGCTCGGCGTCCTACTTCTCGGTCTCGGCCAGCCACTTCGCTCCGGTGCGCATGGTCGCGGTGGTGGGCGAGGACTTTCCCGAGGAGCATCGCCATACCTTCTCGCGTTTTGGCGTCGACCTGAGCGGGCTCGAGACCGCGAAGGGCCGCACCTTCCGCTGGCGTGGCGAGTACGCCGCCGAACTCGGGCATGCCCATACGCTCGAGACCCAGCTCAACGTGTTCTCCAGCTTCCATCCGAAGCTCGACAGCCGTCATCGCGCCTCCCCCTACGTGTTCCTCGCCAACATCGATCCCGATCTCCAGCTCGAGGTGCTGACGCAGATGCGCCGGCCGAGGCTGGCCCTGTCGGACACCATGAACTACTGGATCGCGCGCAAGCCCGACCGCGTGCTGGAGGTGCTTCGCCAGGTCGACATCGCGCTCCTCAACGAGGAGGAGGCTCGGGCGCTGGCCGCCGAGACCCAGGTGATCCGCGCCGCCGAGCGGCTGGTCGAGCAGGGCGCGAACGCCGTGATCGTGAAGAAGGGCGAGCACGGCGCGCTCTACCATTCGCGCGAGGAAACCTTCATCACGCCGGCGTTCCCGGTCGAAGTGCTGCGCGATCCCACCGGGGCGGGCGATTCGTTCGCGGGCGGCTTCCTGGGCTGGCTCGCGCGGTGCGGGCGCACCGAGAGTCGCGCCCTTCGTCAGGCGCTGGCCTGCGGCACCGCCATGGCGTCGATCGCGATCGAGAGCTTCACCCCTCGCCGGCTCACCGAGACCGGCCCCGAGGAGATCACCGCCCGCGTCGAGCGGCTGCACCGGATGGTGCACTACGAGCTGGAGCCCCTGTTCTAG
- a CDS encoding HDIG domain-containing protein, with translation MPTAHEAAERRLRQHLWPDALVESLDRLAKDGHRAVLVGGTVRDALLERPAHDVYDVATDRLPEEVTRAFSRVEPLGIAHGTVLILERDLRIECTTFRREGAYLDARHPERVEFTRELEQDLARRDLTVNAMAFEVRAGRLSDPFGGVEDLARRSLRAVGDPVARFLEDALRPVRLARLAATLEMDPDPATAAAMSSARERVRQLAVERVRVEFEKLMTAPRPSVGWNLLRASGLLEVWMPELTRCYGVVQNRFHAWDVWDHSLYTCDAAPADKPVVRWAALLHDLGKVDTRAERDGDFTFYQHQVVGAELADRLLLRLRFPNQMREDIVLLVREHMFDYRPQWSDAALRRWLRKIGVDHVADLFDLRIADVIGNGLKTGFPSQLEVMRERIEELMRHDQALHLGDLEVDGRDVMRVLGIGPGPRVGLELEALLEEVLENPERNRRQRLLERLEGRRSESAPPATSGDAGA, from the coding sequence ATGCCGACCGCGCACGAAGCCGCCGAACGCCGGCTGCGTCAGCATCTCTGGCCCGATGCGCTGGTCGAATCGCTCGACCGTCTCGCCAAGGACGGACATCGCGCGGTGCTGGTCGGTGGCACGGTCCGCGATGCCCTGCTCGAGCGACCGGCCCACGATGTCTACGACGTCGCCACCGACCGCTTGCCCGAGGAGGTGACGAGGGCGTTCTCCCGCGTCGAGCCGCTCGGAATCGCGCATGGAACGGTGCTCATCCTGGAGCGCGACCTGCGCATCGAATGCACCACGTTTCGCCGCGAGGGCGCCTACCTGGACGCGCGCCATCCCGAGCGCGTCGAGTTCACGCGCGAGCTCGAGCAGGATCTCGCCCGCCGCGATCTGACCGTGAACGCGATGGCGTTCGAGGTCCGCGCCGGCCGGCTCTCCGATCCGTTCGGGGGCGTCGAGGATCTGGCGCGCCGGTCGCTTCGCGCGGTCGGCGATCCGGTCGCGCGCTTCCTCGAGGACGCCCTGCGGCCGGTGCGACTCGCCCGACTCGCGGCCACTCTCGAGATGGATCCGGACCCGGCGACCGCCGCGGCCATGTCGTCGGCGCGCGAGCGGGTCCGGCAACTGGCGGTGGAGCGGGTGCGCGTCGAGTTCGAAAAGCTGATGACCGCGCCTCGTCCGTCAGTGGGCTGGAATCTGCTGCGCGCCTCGGGGCTGCTCGAGGTCTGGATGCCGGAGCTGACGCGCTGCTATGGCGTGGTGCAGAACCGCTTCCACGCCTGGGACGTCTGGGACCACAGTCTCTACACCTGCGACGCGGCGCCTGCCGACAAGCCGGTGGTGCGCTGGGCGGCCCTGCTCCACGACCTCGGCAAGGTGGACACCCGCGCCGAGCGCGACGGCGACTTCACCTTCTACCAGCATCAGGTGGTGGGGGCGGAGCTGGCGGATCGCTTGCTCCTCCGCCTGAGATTTCCGAACCAGATGCGCGAGGACATCGTCCTCCTGGTGCGCGAGCACATGTTCGATTACCGGCCACAATGGAGCGACGCCGCGTTGCGGCGCTGGCTGCGCAAGATCGGCGTGGACCACGTCGCCGACCTGTTCGACCTGCGGATCGCCGATGTGATCGGCAACGGTCTCAAGACCGGATTTCCCTCCCAGCTCGAGGTGATGCGCGAGCGGATCGAAGAGTTGATGCGACACGACCAGGCGTTGCACCTCGGCGATCTCGAAGTGGACGGCCGTGACGTGATGCGCGTGCTCGGCATTGGGCCGGGTCCGCGCGTCGGACTCGAGCTGGAAGCTCTGCTCGAGGAGGTGCTCGAGAATCCCGAGCGGAATCGTCGCCAGCGACTGCTCGAGCGACTCGAGGGGAGACGCTCGGAATCCGCGCCTCCCGCGACCTCCGGCGACGCCGGAGCTTGA
- the argS gene encoding arginine--tRNA ligase, with amino-acid sequence MVWKPLTDGLLEAMRRCGFDERGIRVELAVPRESSHGDWTTNLALTLAKPLKRPPRAIAEALAAAFPAGETFAPPEVAGPGFLNFRYLKSYLESLPSRIAVAGESFGRSEFGEGEKILVEYVSANPTGPLNIVSARAAAVGAALVRLLRATGHSADGEFYVNDAGRQVDLLGESMAARFAERVGAERELPADGYRGEYVRELAARLPESEARAALAAKNGAEWFRDHALEHMLAWQRRDLDDYGAEFSRWFRETEVHDSGAVQATLEELTRRGETYRARTPEVDRSGAPPDAEERAEASGEATYLRTSRYGDDKDRVIVKSSGAPTYLLPDIAYHRDKHARGYRRAIDLWGPDHHGYVPRMKAAMQALGYGEDFLEVLIVQQVNLLSGGQPVRMSKRAGEFITLRDLMDEVGADCAKFFFLLRSTGAHLDFDLDVARQQNDENPAYYVQYAHARISAVLRFGAERGLTASTEARIPIEAPEEIALVRTLATFPEVVRGAAFAREPHRIPTFLIETAAEFHRFYHACRVVTEDAERSRARLQLCRAARCVLRNGLALMGVSAPERMERETEPAV; translated from the coding sequence TTGGTCTGGAAGCCGCTGACTGACGGCCTGCTCGAGGCCATGCGTCGTTGTGGGTTCGACGAGCGCGGAATCCGCGTCGAGCTCGCCGTACCGCGCGAATCCTCCCACGGGGACTGGACCACCAATCTCGCGCTGACGCTGGCGAAGCCGCTCAAACGGCCGCCCCGCGCCATCGCCGAGGCGCTGGCCGCGGCGTTCCCGGCCGGTGAGACGTTTGCGCCCCCGGAAGTCGCCGGACCGGGATTCCTCAACTTTCGTTACCTCAAGTCCTACCTGGAGTCGCTGCCGTCGAGGATCGCGGTCGCGGGCGAGAGCTTCGGACGCTCGGAGTTCGGCGAGGGCGAGAAGATCCTGGTGGAATACGTGAGCGCCAATCCGACCGGACCGCTCAACATCGTGAGCGCGCGGGCCGCCGCGGTGGGAGCGGCGCTGGTGCGGTTGCTGCGCGCGACCGGCCATTCGGCGGATGGCGAGTTCTACGTCAATGACGCCGGGCGGCAGGTGGATCTGCTGGGTGAGTCGATGGCGGCGCGCTTCGCCGAACGCGTGGGCGCCGAGCGCGAGCTGCCCGCCGACGGCTACCGCGGCGAATACGTGCGCGAGCTCGCGGCGCGCCTGCCGGAGTCCGAGGCGCGCGCGGCGCTGGCAGCGAAGAACGGCGCCGAATGGTTCCGCGACCACGCGCTCGAGCACATGCTGGCCTGGCAGCGCCGCGATCTCGACGACTACGGCGCGGAGTTCTCGCGCTGGTTCCGCGAAACCGAAGTGCACGATTCGGGCGCGGTCCAGGCGACCCTGGAGGAGCTGACGCGCCGCGGCGAGACCTATCGCGCCCGCACCCCCGAGGTCGACCGGAGCGGCGCTCCGCCCGATGCCGAGGAACGCGCCGAGGCCTCGGGTGAAGCCACCTACCTGCGGACTTCGCGCTACGGCGACGACAAGGATCGCGTGATCGTGAAGAGCAGCGGCGCGCCGACCTATCTGCTGCCCGACATCGCCTATCACCGCGACAAGCACGCGCGCGGCTACCGGCGCGCGATCGATCTGTGGGGTCCGGATCATCACGGCTACGTGCCGCGCATGAAGGCCGCGATGCAGGCGCTGGGGTACGGCGAGGACTTCCTCGAGGTGCTGATCGTCCAGCAGGTCAACCTGCTCTCGGGTGGACAGCCGGTGCGGATGAGCAAGCGCGCCGGTGAATTCATCACGCTTCGCGACCTGATGGACGAGGTGGGTGCGGACTGCGCCAAATTCTTCTTCCTGCTGCGATCCACCGGCGCCCATCTCGATTTCGACCTGGACGTGGCGAGACAGCAGAACGACGAGAACCCGGCGTACTACGTGCAGTACGCCCACGCGCGGATTTCGGCGGTCCTGCGCTTCGGAGCGGAGCGCGGACTGACCGCCTCGACCGAAGCGCGCATCCCGATCGAGGCGCCCGAGGAAATCGCGCTGGTGAGAACGCTTGCGACGTTCCCCGAGGTGGTGCGGGGTGCCGCCTTCGCGCGCGAACCGCACCGGATCCCCACTTTCCTGATCGAGACGGCGGCCGAGTTCCATCGCTTCTATCACGCCTGCCGCGTGGTGACCGAGGACGCCGAGAGGTCGCGTGCCCGGCTCCAGCTGTGCCGGGCGGCGCGATGCGTATTGCGGAACGGGCTCGCGTTGATGGGCGTGAGCGCGCCCGAGCGCATGGAGCGCGAGACGGAGCCGGCGGTGTGA
- a CDS encoding polyprenyl synthetase family protein, with amino-acid sequence MSAVQRPVRRELERVQTMLREAFRTPIPILNQVGGHVLATRGKKFRPTLLLLVAKLRGEASEDAVRCATVIEMVHAAALIHDDSVDKSDLRRGRPTVNGLWTDEMAIIVGDYLYAQSMKVLVEHELHLPMAILAQVVSQMTCGEALEFQYAHDLDVNAEQYEELIRAKTGSLIGAATEIGACLAGAARDPRRRERFRVFGERVGVAFQIVDDLFDYMSDSDVTGKPVGYDLADGKVTLPLIAALRNADEADARRLRRLASRTRWTAPQWEQLKELIASSGGFDAARQRALMLAEEARQVLRDEPASPARSALEAAVDYCVHRDH; translated from the coding sequence ATGTCCGCGGTCCAACGACCCGTGCGGCGCGAGCTCGAACGCGTCCAGACCATGCTGCGCGAAGCGTTTCGGACGCCGATTCCCATTCTCAATCAGGTCGGTGGCCACGTCCTGGCCACTCGCGGCAAGAAGTTCCGGCCGACGTTGCTGCTGCTGGTGGCCAAGCTGCGTGGCGAGGCCAGCGAAGACGCGGTGCGCTGCGCGACGGTGATCGAGATGGTGCACGCCGCCGCGCTGATCCACGACGACTCGGTGGACAAGAGCGACCTCCGTCGCGGCCGCCCGACGGTGAACGGCCTGTGGACCGACGAGATGGCGATCATCGTCGGCGACTACCTCTACGCCCAGTCCATGAAGGTGCTGGTCGAGCACGAGCTGCACCTCCCGATGGCGATCCTGGCTCAGGTGGTGTCGCAGATGACCTGCGGCGAGGCGCTCGAGTTCCAGTACGCGCACGATCTCGACGTGAACGCCGAGCAGTACGAAGAGCTGATCCGCGCCAAGACCGGCTCGCTGATCGGCGCGGCCACCGAGATCGGCGCCTGTCTCGCGGGCGCGGCGCGCGATCCCCGCCGCCGCGAGCGCTTCCGGGTGTTCGGCGAGCGGGTGGGCGTGGCGTTCCAGATCGTGGACGATCTGTTCGACTACATGAGCGACTCGGACGTGACCGGCAAGCCGGTCGGCTACGACCTGGCCGACGGCAAGGTCACCCTGCCGTTGATCGCCGCGCTGAGGAACGCCGACGAGGCGGACGCCAGGCGCCTGCGCCGATTGGCCTCGCGCACGCGCTGGACCGCGCCGCAGTGGGAGCAGCTCAAGGAGCTGATCGCCTCCTCGGGCGGCTTCGACGCCGCGCGGCAGCGGGCCTTGATGCTTGCCGAAGAGGCGCGACAGGTGCTTCGAGACGAACCGGCTTCGCCGGCGCGTTCGGCGCTCGAGGCGGCGGTGGACTACTGCGTCCACCGCGACCACTGA
- the rsfS gene encoding ribosome silencing factor, which produces MKPRVREGGLPAPALLRLAAETAVAKKARDVVALDLRELDGVADYFLICSGGSEVQVRAIADAIDEKLRERGARAWHVEGFEGRRWVLLDFVEVVVHVFHERTREYYMLDRLWGDARSVDLGLEAAD; this is translated from the coding sequence TTGAAGCCTCGCGTGCGTGAGGGCGGACTGCCGGCGCCGGCCCTGCTGCGCCTGGCCGCCGAGACCGCGGTCGCCAAGAAAGCGCGCGACGTGGTGGCGCTCGACCTGCGGGAGCTGGACGGCGTCGCCGACTACTTCCTGATCTGCTCGGGCGGCAGCGAGGTCCAGGTCAGGGCGATCGCCGACGCCATCGATGAGAAACTGCGCGAACGAGGCGCCCGCGCCTGGCATGTCGAGGGCTTCGAGGGCCGCCGCTGGGTGCTCCTCGATTTCGTGGAGGTGGTGGTGCACGTCTTTCACGAGCGCACTCGCGAGTACTACATGCTGGATCGGCTGTGGGGTGACGCCCGGAGCGTGGATCTTGGTCTGGAAGCCGCTGACTGA
- a CDS encoding phosphatase PAP2 family protein yields the protein MKPASWLLAIALLGPIQSLDVAIEARIQETRRPWLERPMHELTEIGRPVWVLSGLLAVALLDGGTGVATVRGCVAVLIPVNLMVEGLKWGVGRTRPDGDTRRANSSFPSSHAANAMALAWMLSRRWPRGRLAFWTLALLITWSRMYLNRHYPTDCLASVVIGIGCAILICSRWPRLDPARARAIVKSAERASESP from the coding sequence ATGAAGCCGGCCTCGTGGCTGCTGGCGATCGCGTTGCTCGGGCCGATCCAATCGCTCGACGTGGCGATCGAGGCGCGGATTCAGGAGACGAGGCGGCCGTGGCTCGAGCGACCCATGCACGAGCTCACCGAGATCGGGAGGCCGGTCTGGGTGCTCTCGGGCCTGCTGGCGGTGGCGCTTCTGGATGGGGGAACGGGCGTGGCGACGGTCCGCGGGTGCGTCGCGGTGCTGATTCCGGTCAACCTCATGGTGGAAGGGCTGAAGTGGGGCGTGGGGCGCACGCGCCCCGATGGCGACACCCGGCGCGCCAATTCATCCTTTCCTTCGAGTCACGCGGCCAACGCCATGGCTCTGGCGTGGATGCTCTCGCGACGCTGGCCTCGAGGCCGGCTCGCGTTCTGGACCCTGGCTCTGCTGATCACCTGGTCCCGGATGTACCTGAACCGGCACTATCCGACCGATTGTCTGGCGAGCGTCGTGATCGGCATCGGCTGCGCGATTCTGATTTGCAGTCGCTGGCCGCGGCTGGACCCGGCGCGGGCGCGAGCGATCGTGAAATCCGCAGAGCGAGCCTCCGAATCGCCGTAG
- a CDS encoding BatD family protein — protein sequence MTRRRWVFLVACLAPVAVASAARGAVTINVQVSKSSVTIGESITMEVSVEGASGGVGEPDLNLPGGFEVLASARGQNFSWINGRSSSTLTFQYEIAPSQAGKFKLGPVRVKVGGQSYESEAVDVEVTAAPRQLSGSTSGAASLVAEVTPANPYVGQPVVLRVRLILHATLAEDPQYTAPATTGFWAERVSDPESYFAQQGGERVLVTETRQRLYPLAPGTVTIGEASASLVLADESSPFSIFGGARHMQVARSAPVSVNVQALPSGAPAGFDGAVGTLTPGWTADRASGPQDVPVTVRLDVRGAGNLPLLHTPSLDLPDFEIFGSTLEDSLPAPGSAGGGRRRFQWTLLPRHSGTLAIRAPNFCWFDPEARAYRTLRAPALTLVVGPPVGSNASSGDESFPGVFLRNPADPGASPGRPWGLGLAGLLLGGALLLWRRSIPSAGDAASQAQQREWLRAIGLAHGPEFWDAADRAATWLEREGRPAGSLPREVSAARYSGVSTDESRIRRRLVELLSSTLERGAARQGPRWAAAALALAALALAVWAAPHGGDDRDRLRAQQADELAKQGDLDGARSAWLELWRSHHAASLAARLAWVEIRRGRVGEAAAWVVRGDAGTPRDPALRFVAERVREAGGLSGERATPVPIRPLEWGVMSGLLALLALTAWPRRAWVLAGLLLSVALAAGPWIGRALDGGAERAVLLRTATLEGSDVELEPGQVVRVIAKQPASFVVRVGALQGTLPADALASGTAAP from the coding sequence GTGACGCGGCGCCGGTGGGTGTTCCTCGTGGCGTGTCTGGCGCCGGTCGCCGTCGCCTCGGCCGCCCGCGGCGCGGTGACGATCAACGTTCAGGTGTCCAAGAGCTCGGTGACGATCGGCGAGTCGATCACCATGGAAGTGAGCGTCGAGGGCGCCAGCGGCGGCGTCGGCGAGCCGGATCTCAATCTTCCCGGCGGATTCGAAGTGCTGGCCAGCGCGCGCGGCCAGAACTTCTCATGGATCAACGGCCGCAGCTCGAGCACGCTCACATTTCAGTACGAGATCGCGCCCTCTCAGGCCGGGAAGTTCAAGCTCGGGCCGGTGCGGGTCAAGGTCGGCGGTCAGAGCTACGAAAGCGAGGCCGTGGACGTCGAGGTGACGGCCGCACCGCGCCAGCTCTCCGGCAGCACGTCGGGCGCGGCATCGCTGGTGGCGGAGGTGACGCCCGCCAACCCCTATGTCGGCCAGCCGGTGGTATTGCGCGTGCGCCTGATCCTGCACGCCACGCTCGCCGAAGATCCGCAGTACACCGCGCCCGCCACGACCGGCTTCTGGGCCGAGCGGGTGAGCGATCCCGAATCCTACTTCGCCCAGCAGGGCGGCGAACGCGTGCTGGTGACCGAGACACGCCAGCGGCTCTACCCGCTCGCGCCTGGCACGGTCACGATCGGCGAGGCTTCGGCGAGCCTGGTGCTCGCGGACGAGAGCTCGCCATTCTCGATCTTTGGCGGCGCCCGGCACATGCAGGTGGCGCGCAGCGCACCGGTCTCGGTGAACGTGCAGGCGCTACCCTCGGGAGCCCCGGCCGGCTTCGATGGCGCGGTGGGAACGCTCACGCCCGGCTGGACCGCCGATCGAGCGAGCGGCCCGCAGGACGTCCCGGTCACCGTGCGTCTGGACGTTCGCGGCGCCGGCAATCTTCCGCTCCTGCATACGCCGTCGCTCGATCTTCCCGATTTCGAGATCTTCGGCAGCACCCTCGAGGACAGCCTGCCCGCGCCCGGAAGCGCCGGCGGCGGGCGGCGACGCTTCCAGTGGACGCTGTTGCCGCGCCACAGCGGCACGCTCGCGATCCGCGCGCCGAACTTCTGCTGGTTCGATCCCGAAGCGCGGGCGTATCGCACGCTCCGCGCGCCGGCGTTGACGCTGGTGGTCGGACCGCCGGTCGGATCGAACGCTTCCTCGGGCGACGAATCGTTCCCGGGAGTCTTCCTGCGGAATCCCGCCGATCCGGGAGCGTCGCCGGGCCGGCCGTGGGGCCTGGGCCTCGCGGGACTGCTGCTCGGCGGCGCGCTGCTGCTGTGGCGGCGGTCCATCCCTTCCGCCGGCGACGCTGCCAGCCAGGCGCAGCAGCGCGAATGGCTGCGCGCCATCGGGCTCGCGCACGGCCCCGAGTTCTGGGACGCCGCCGATCGCGCCGCGACCTGGCTCGAGCGGGAGGGTCGCCCGGCCGGGTCGCTGCCGCGCGAAGTTTCGGCGGCGCGCTACAGCGGCGTCTCGACCGACGAGAGTCGGATTCGTCGCCGGCTGGTGGAGCTGTTGTCCTCGACGCTCGAGCGCGGCGCCGCCCGGCAGGGGCCGCGGTGGGCCGCCGCGGCCCTCGCGCTCGCGGCGCTGGCGCTGGCGGTGTGGGCGGCGCCTCACGGCGGCGACGATCGCGACCGCTTGCGCGCTCAGCAGGCCGACGAACTGGCGAAGCAGGGCGATCTCGACGGCGCCCGCTCCGCCTGGCTCGAATTGTGGCGCTCGCACCATGCGGCGTCGCTGGCAGCTCGACTGGCGTGGGTCGAGATCCGCCGCGGCCGCGTGGGGGAGGCGGCGGCCTGGGTGGTGCGCGGCGACGCCGGAACCCCACGCGATCCCGCGCTCCGGTTCGTCGCCGAGCGCGTGCGCGAGGCGGGCGGGCTGTCGGGAGAGCGCGCGACTCCCGTACCCATACGTCCGCTCGAATGGGGAGTGATGTCGGGCCTGCTCGCGCTGCTGGCGCTCACCGCCTGGCCGCGCCGGGCGTGGGTGCTCGCCGGCCTGCTGCTGAGCGTGGCGCTGGCGGCGGGGCCGTGGATCGGGCGCGCGCTCGATGGCGGGGCCGAACGCGCCGTGCTGCTCCGCACGGCCACTCTGGAAGGCTCCGACGTCGAGCTCGAACCCGGCCAGGTGGTGCGGGTGATCGCGAAGCAGCCGGCGTCGTTCGTGGTGCGGGTGGGTGCGCTCCAGGGGACTTTGCCCGCCGACGCGCTGGCCAGCGGAACCGCGGCCCCATGA
- a CDS encoding PTS sugar transporter subunit IIA produces MSILLLPPLLDTSLCISDLKSRTREAALAELVHALNGGAVRDGGLLRESLARRERLATTAIGKGLAFPNVRSLSVGESRLVLARSSRGVAWDAGDRQPVHLLCAVLSPAEWTEEMHHESLTRAVNALKLQRSRQRLLDAEGERALRDLWRELLA; encoded by the coding sequence ATGTCGATTCTGCTGTTGCCACCACTGCTCGACACCTCGCTCTGCATCTCCGATCTCAAGTCCCGAACTCGCGAAGCGGCGCTCGCCGAGCTGGTGCATGCGCTGAACGGCGGCGCGGTGCGAGACGGCGGATTGCTGCGCGAGTCGCTCGCGCGGCGTGAGCGCCTCGCCACCACCGCGATCGGGAAGGGCTTGGCCTTTCCCAACGTGCGCAGTCTGAGCGTGGGAGAATCCCGCCTGGTGCTGGCCCGCTCCTCTCGCGGAGTCGCATGGGATGCGGGCGATCGCCAGCCTGTGCATCTGCTGTGCGCGGTGCTGTCGCCCGCCGAGTGGACCGAGGAAATGCACCACGAATCGCTGACCCGGGCGGTGAACGCGCTGAAACTCCAGCGCAGCAGGCAGCGGCTGCTCGACGCCGAGGGCGAGCGAGCGCTCCGCGATCTGTGGCGGGAGCTGCTCGCATGA